The following proteins are encoded in a genomic region of Rhinolophus ferrumequinum isolate MPI-CBG mRhiFer1 chromosome 17, mRhiFer1_v1.p, whole genome shotgun sequence:
- the LOC117036888 gene encoding histone-lysine N-methyltransferase SETMAR — protein sequence MAASEEDPEAPTEELDVACGLENLPVSVWPPGAGPEPFQYTPNHVAGPGADADPAQITFPGCTCRSAPCRPGTCSCLRREDNYDERSRLRHVASDAQCAPPVFECNVLCQCPDRCRNRVVQRGLQFRLQVFKTEQKGWGLRTLECIPKGRFVCEYAGEVLGGSEVRRRVQSQTIHDSNYIIAVREHVWNGRVIETFVDPTRIGNVGRFLNHSCEPNLLMIPVRTDSTVPTLALFAARDILPEEELSYDYSGRFLNRMDRENQARLDDGTPRKPCYCGAQSCAAFLPYDGSLYCPPEKPGVSEEGKV from the exons ATGGCAGCTTCTGAAGAGGACCCTGAAGCCCCCACGGAGGAGCTGGATGTCGCCTGCGGCCTGGAGAATTTGCCTGTCAGCGTGTGGCCCCCGGGCGCGGGGCCAGAGCCCTTCCAG TACACTCCGAACCACGTGGCTGGGCCCGGAGCGGACGCGGACCCGGCTCAGATCACCTTTCCCGGATGCACCTGTCGCAGCGCCCCCTGCCGCCCGGGTACTTGCTCCTGTCTGCGGCGTGAGGACAACTATGACGAACGCTCACGCCTCAGACACGTAGCATCAGACGCGCAGTGCGCCCCGCCAGTGTTCGAATGCAACGTGTTGTGCCAGTGCCCTGACCGCTGCAGGAACAGGGTGGTCCAGCGGGGCCTGCAGTTCCGGCTCCAGGTGTTCAAGACGGAACAGAAGGGCTGGGGCCTGCGGACCTTGGAGTGTATCCCAAAAGGACGGTTCGTCTGCGAATATGCTGGCGAGGTCTTGGGAGGCTCTGAAGTCCGGAGAAGAGTTCAGTCACAAACGATCCACGATTCCAATTACATCATAGCCGTAAGGGAACATGTGTGGAACGGGCGAGTCATAGAAACGTTTGTGGACCCTACGCGTATAGGCAACGTCGGAAGGTTCCTGAACCATTCTTGTGAGCCCAACCTGCTGATGATTCCTGTCCGAACTGACTCCACGGTACCGACGTTGGCCCTTTTTGCAGCCAGAGACATCTTGCCAGAAGAAGAACTCTCTTATGACTATTCAGGAAGGTTCCTTAATCGAATGGACCGTGAAAACCAAGCAAGGCTAGATGACGGGACACCAAGGAAACCTTGTTATTGTGGTGCCCAGTCGTGTGCTGCGTTCCTGCCTTATGACGGTTCTCTGTACTGCCCCCCAGAAAAGCCAGGCGTCAGTGAGGAAGGGAAAGTGTAG